The Dehalococcoidia bacterium region CACGTCCAGCGTGGCCTGCAGGGTGTCCACCGTGTCGAACAGGCCCTCCTTGTCCTCCTGCAGGTCGCGGTTGTACGTCAGCGGCAGGCCCTTGAGCACGGCGAGCATAGCCATCAGATGGCCATACACCCGCCCGGTTTTGCCGCGCGCAAGCTCGGCCACGTCGGGGTTCTTTTTCTGCGGCATCAGGCTGGAGCCGGTGGCGTAGGCGTCGTCCAGCTCGATGAAGCCGAACTCCTCGCCCGACCACAGCACAAGCTCCTCCGCCAGCCGCGACAGGTGCGTCATGGCGAGGCTTGCCGCCGCCTCGTACTCGACGACGAAGTCGCGGTCGCTGACGGCGTCCATGCTGTTGCGGCTCACGCGGCTGAAGCCAAGCTCTCTTGCGAGCGCCCGCCGGTCAACGGCGTAGGGCGTGCCCGCGAGGGCGCCGCTGCCCAGGGGCAGGACGTCGGCACGAGCGCGGGCGTCGTGGAAGCGGGAAGCGTCCCGCTCCAGCATCTCCACGTACGCGAGCAGGTGGTGCGCCAGCAGGACGGGCTGCGCGCGCTGCATGTGCGTGTAGCCGGGGAGGATGGCGTCCCGGTGCGCCTCCGCCTGCTCCAGCAGCGCACACTGGAGGGCGCGGACGCGCTCGATGGTCTGGTCGCATGCCTCCTTCACGTACAGGCGCAGGTCCACGGCCACCTGGTCGTTGCGAGAGCGGCCCGTGTGCAGCTTGCGCCCGGCGTCGCCCGCCAGCTCGATGAGCCGCGCCTCAATGTTCATGTGCACGTCTTCGAGGTCGGCTTTCCACTGGAACTCGCCCTTCTCGACCTCGCTGCGGATGGAGGCGAGGCCCATGAGCACAAGCTCGGCCTCCTTGTCGGTGAGCGCGCCGGCTTGGTGAAGCGCGCGCGCCCACGCCACGCTCCCCGCGATGTCGTGTGGCGCGAGGCGGCGGTCATAGTGGACGGATGCGGTGTAGTCACGCACCGCCGGGGCCATCGGCTTGCTGAGCCGCGAGCGGGTGGGTTTCATTTTCGTTTTAGCAACTCCACGAACTCGTCTACTGTTATTCCCGCTTTGCGAATCTGTGAGCGCAGGAGACCCCGATCAAGCTCTCTGTGGTCCGGAATTGAGAGAGTCAATACCGAGCCAGCTTTTGTCATGACGATATGGCTGCTCTCCCGGCGCGCGATTCTCCATCCGGTTCTTTCAAACGCGCGAGCTGCTTTCCTTCCTGAGATGACAGGTAACTCAGCCACTAGACCGCTATCTCGACCTCGCGGATTTCGATAGTGGGAGGCAAGCCATGTTCCTTGCGTACTTTCAGGCAGACGCGGATCGCCGAGCGGATGTTGCGCAGCGCCGCGGCCTCGGTCTTGCCCTGTGACATGCAGCCAGGGATGGACGGGCACTCGGCGACAATCCAGCTATCCTCGCCTTTTTGCAGCGTGACGATGAGCTTCTGCCTGTGCTTCAGCAATTCGGGCATGGCTGTTATCCTTTGGTGGGCTTCTTCGGCACCAGGAAGTGGCGGCGGAACGTCAACACCTGCTCGCCGCGCTGGTTGGTCACGTTGGTGATGACGTGCACCACGCCCCTGTCGGTCTTGTTCGAGCTTTCCTTCTTGTCGAGCACCTTCGTCTCGGCGTAGATAGTGTCGCCGATCCAGACGGGCCCCACGTGGCGCACGTCCTGATAGTCCAGGTTCGCGATGGTCTTGCCGCTGGTCTCCTCCACGGTCATGCCCACCGCCAGGCTGATGACCAGCGTGCCGACGACGATGCGCTTGCCGTGCTGGCTCTGCTCCGCGAAGTGCGCGTCAATGTGCAGCGGCATGTGGTTCATGGTGAGCAGACAGAATTCCGTATTCATTTGCTCGGTGATGGTGATGCCGGGCCAGTGCTTGTAGATGTCCCCCTCGACGAACTGCTCGAAGTAGCGCCCGAAGGTCTCCCGTCGGTCATAGACGGTCATGCGCGCCTCCTTGCCAGGATGGAGAGAATTGTACAGAATAGATTATAGCGAATAGAGCAAGGGGGCGCGCGGGCACTGGCCTGACGCGCGTTCCTGACGGAGAGGGACGTAATGGAAGTCAAAGAGCTGGGCCACGTCGTCCTGTACGTGCGGGACATGGAGCGCTCAAGCCGGTTCTACAAGGACGTGCTGGGATGGCGCGAGGTGGGACGCATGGGACGCTGGGGCGTCGCGTTCTCCTCGGGCCGGACTCATCACGAATTACTGTTGATTGAGGTGGGTAAGGACGCCCAGCCCATCCCCACGGGACGGCGCGTGGGTATGTACCACTTCGGTCTGAAGGTGGGGGAGAGCGACGACGAGCTGCGCGAGGCGCTGGCCCGTCTGAAGGAAGCCGAGGTGCCGATCGTGGGCATGTCCGACCACACGGTGACGCACAGCGTCTACATTCTGGACCCGGACGGCAACGAGATCGAGCTGTACATTGACGTGCAGCCGCCCGTGTGGAAGGAGCGCCCGGAGGCCGTCATGGCGCCCATCAAACCGCTGCGCCTGTAGGCGAGGGGCGCCCTGGTGTGGTGTCTCTGACGTACGCTTGCTAAGTCATGCGTGAAAAGCTGCTCGCCGAGACGCCCTCGCCATTCAGAGTCTTTCCGGCGAAGGCCGGAAACCAGCGTCCCCTGCGGTTCCCTGGATACCGGCTTCCGCCGGTATGACGTGTTAAACAGGCAACGTATTTCTGAGACACCACACTACCCCACCTTCCGCACCGCGAGCGTCACCTTCTCCCCCTCCACATCGTGCTCCTCGCTGTACGCTCCGCCATGCGGAGCCGCGGACGTCGCGAGCTCCCGCGACAGCGTCTCCTGGCGGATGTAGTCGGCGTGCGTCCGCATGACGCGCTGCACGGCCTCGCCGCCCTGGTAGTGCGTCACGATCTGGTCGGCGATGTCGAACCCCGCCGACTTGCGCAAGGTCTGGATGCGGTGCACCAGCTCGCGGGCAAGTCCCTCGTCCGCAAGCTCCGGCGTGACGACGGTGGAGACGGCCACGAGATAGCCCCCCTCGGATGCAGTCGCGTAGCCCGGCCTGTCTGACGCCGTAATGAGCAGCTCGTCCGGCTTCAGCGTGTAGTCGCCGACCGCGACGTCGAAGCCTGCCCGCGCCTTCGCCGCCACGTCCGCGGCGGGGGCCTTCGCGAGCGCCGCCGCGACCTTGCCCATCTCCTTGCCGTAGCGCGGACCGAGCACGGGCAGGTTCGGCTTGACCTGGAACTCCTGGACGGCGGACTCGTCCTCCATGAGCTTGATTTCCTTGACGTTCAGCTCCTCCATCACCTGGGGAGCGAGGCGCTGCATCACCTCGCGCTCCTCCGGCGCGCGCACCCTCACCAGCGCCTGCGCGAGCGGCTGGCGCACCTTGAGCTTGGCCTTCTGCCGGGCGGCGCGTCCCAGGCTGACCACGCGCATGACCAGCCGCGTGGCGGCGTCCAGCTTGTCGTCAATGGCGCGCTCGTCCGCCGCCGGCCAGTCGGCCAGGTGCACGCTCTCCGGCGCCGCGCTGTCCACGGAGGCGACCAGGTTGCGGTACATCTCCTCAGCGACAAAGGGCGTGAACGGCGCGAGCAGCTTCGATAGGGTGGTCAGGCACTTGTAGAGCGTCCAGTGGGCCGCCAGCTTGTCCACGTCGCTCTCGCTTTTCCAGAAGCGACGGCGGCTGCGCCGGACGTACCAGTTGGACAGGTCGTCCACGAAGGCCTGGATGCGGCGGCCCGCGTCGGTGGGGTTGTACGCGTCCATGAACGTGGTCACATCCCGCGTCAGGCGGTGCAACTCGGAGAGCGCCCACCTGTCGAGGTCGGTCTGCGGGCCGGGGTCCTTCGCCCGGGACGGGTCGAAGCCGTCAATGGCGGCGTAGGTGGTGAAGAAGGCGTAGGTGTTCCAGAGCGGCAGCAAGAACTGGCGGACGCCTTCGCCCACCAGCTCCGCCGAGAAGCGGCGCGAGTTGCCCGGAGGCGTGGCGGTGTAGAGGTACCAGCGGATCGCGTCCGCGCCGTGGACGTTGATGACCGACCACGGGTCCACCACGTTCCCCTTGCTCTTGCTCATCTTCTCGCCCTTGCTGTCCAGGATGTGCCCCAGGCAGATGACGTTCCTGTAGCAGGGGCGGTCTTTCAGCAGCACCGACAGGGCGTGGAGGCTGTAGAACCAGCCGCGAGTCTGGTCCACCGCCTCGCAGATATAGTCGGCGGGGAACCACAGGCCCTCGTCAATGTAGTCTGGCTTCTCGAAGGGGTAGTGCCATTGGGCGAAGGGCATCATCCCGGAGTCGAACCAGCAGTCTATGACCTCCGGTACGCGCCGCATCGTCCCGCCGCACTTGGGGCAGGCGAAGGCGATGGCGTCCACGATGGGCCGGTGCATGTCCAGGTCGCCGCTCCTGAGCGTCGCCTCCGGCAGCACGGACGCGTCGAGCGTCTTCAGTCCGGGCCGAGCGCGCAGGTCGGCCACTCCGCCGACGCACTCCCGTTGGCGGCAGGCCTTGTCCTGGCACTCCCAAACGGGCAGGGGCGTGCCCCAGTACCGCTCGCGGGAGAGCGCCCAGTCCACGTTGTTGCGGAGCCACTCGCCGAAGCGCCCTTCCTTGATGTGCTCCGGGTACCAGTTGATCTCCTTGTTGGCGCTGACCAGGCGGTCTTTCATCGCCGTCGTGCGGATGTACCACGAGGTCTTGGCGTAGTAGAGCAGAGGCGCGGCGCAGCGCCAGCAGAAGGGATAGGTGTGGACGATGGTCTCGCGCCTGTAAAGCAGCCCGCGCTTCTTCAGGTCGTCCATGACCAGCGGGTCCGCGTCTTTCACGAAGCGTCCCGCGAAGGGGTACGTCCCGGTGAGCCGGCCCTGAGTGTCCACCTGCTGCACGAAGTAGAGGCCGTTTTCCTCCCCGGCGTGGTAGTCGTCCTCGCCGAAGGCGGGCGCGATGTGCACGATGCCCGTGCCGTCGTCCAGGGAGACGAAGTCCCCGACGATGACGGCGTAGCCGAATCCTTCCGCGGAAGGACGCTCCCGCACCGGGTGCAACGTGCGGTCCCGCGCGAAGCCGCGGACCTCCACCCCGTAGGCGAAGGGGTCGTACAGGGGCTTGTAGCGCAGTCCCACCAGGTCGGCGCCCTTCACGGTCGTGACCACGCGGTGCGGCCCCGTCAGCGCCTTGCCCAGCAGTGCCTGGGCCATAACGAGCCGCTCGGCGCCGCGCCCCGACTTCTTGTCGGCGGGCAACTCCACCAGCGCGTAGTCGGCGTCCGCCTTGATGGCGAGCGCGGTGTTACCCGGCAGCGTCCAAGGCGTTGTCGTCCAGGCCAGGAAATGGAGAGGCATGTCCGCGGACATGGCGAGCAGCGACTGGGCGGCGGGCGTGCCGCGCGGGTCGTCGCGGTCCACCTCGAACTTCACGTAGACGGAGGGGTCCTTCGTGTCGTCCTTGTAGCCCAGCGCCACCTCGTGGGAGCTGAGGGTTGTGACGCAGCGCGGGCAGTGGGGCGTGACGCGCATGCCCTGATAGACCAGGCCACGGTCCCAGAGCTGCTTGATGGCCCACCAGCCGCTCTCCACGTAGCCGCTGGTGAAGGTGATGTAGGCGCTGTCCAGGTCCACCCAGAAGGCGACCCGGTCAGTCAGGCGTTCCCACTCCTTGACATAACGAAAGACGCTGTCCTTGCACCGGGCGTTGAACGGTCCGATGCCGTACTGTTCGATCTCCGGCTTGGTGGAGATGCCAAGCTCTTTTTCTACCTCCAATTCCACCGGCAGGCCGTGAGTGTCCCATCCGGCCTTGCGCGGGGCGTAGTAGCCGCGCATGACCTTGTAACGGGGGATGATGTCCTTGAATACACGCGAGAGGACGTGATGGATGCCGGGCTTCCCATTGGCGGTAGGGGGGCCCTCATACAGGATGAAGCGCGGCCCGTTCTTGCGTCCCTCCACGCTGCGCTCGAATACGCGGCGCTCCTTCCAGAACTGGAGGACGGCCTCCTCCTGACGGGGGAAGTCCACCTTGCTGCTGACCTGCCTGAAGCCCATGCTCTCTCCTCGCTGTGTCCTGTGCTCGTGCCGTGGCTGTGGGGAACCCACCGTGTGTCTGGTAGTTTTTTCTGTGTATTGCTGTGACAGATACCTCATCCCCTAGTCTCTGCTCCCTTCGGCTGCGCTCAGGGCAGGCTCTCCCAGACCCTCCGGCGGGCCGCCCTGCGGCCCTGCACCCGCTAGCATCTTGCGTGCCGTGGCTGATAGACAAGATCAGCTTATTCAGGAGGATGCAGGGAACCCACGGTTCCCTGCCGGGGTGTCAGGGGTGTCCCCTGAAGCGTATGGTTTTCCTCCCCGCTCCACAGGAGCGGGGGATCGAGGGGGTGAGGCCCCACCTCCTTCCAAACAAAAACGCCCATCCCAATAAGGGACGGGCGATAGCCCGCGGTGCCACCCTTGTTCCCCGGCTATGCCGGGGCGACTCGTTCAGGCGCGTCCTTTCGTGAAAGGATATGCCCGCGTCCCGGCTAACGGGGGACGGCTTCGGCCCGGTCTACTTTCGCCGCCGGGGCGTCCGGTCGGCGAGTTCGGCGGGCAGCTCGGGAGGGATATCCAGGAGGGCGTCCGCGTCCGCTTGCACTCTCCGGACTCGCTGGGGCGGCCCGCTGTCCTCCGGCATGTCTCCGTCATAGCCTTTGCGACGATAACGGTAACATGCGCCATGCCAAGCGTCAAGTCGAGGACGCGGCGCGGCCCGGTGCCTGCGTCACCCGGACGCGGTTCCGCCCGGCCTGCTTGGCCTGGTACATGGCCGCGTCCGCTTGCGCGACCAGGTCCCACGCGCTTGTGGCGGTGTCCGGGTATACCGCCGCGCCGACGCTCACGGTGACGCCCGCCTCTGTCTCCTGCCCGTCGGAGGGCCTGATAGCGAATCTGGCCTGTTCGACGGCGGAGCGGAGCTTCTCCGCGACATTGCCCGCGTCGTCATAGGCGCAGCCCGGAAAGATGATTGTGAACTCCTCTCCGCCGTAGCGCGCCACCACGTCCACCTCTCGCACTGCCAGGCGCAGGACGGTCGCGACGTTCCGGAGCGCCACGTCGCCCGCGAGATGCCCGTACCTGTCGTTGAAGTCCTTGAATCGGTCAATATCCCCGAATAGCAGGGTCACCGGGTAATTAAGGCGGCGCGCGCGCTGGATTTCACGGTGAAGCGCCTCGTCGAAAAAGCGGCGATTGTACAGGCCGGTGAGGCCGTCCGTGGTGGCGAGCTGCTCCGTTTTCTCTTGCAGTTTCTGGATGGCGCTGGCCATCTGATCGAATCCGGCCGCAAGGATCGTGATTTCGTCGCGCGCACCAGGAGACACAGGCTCGTTTACACGTGTGTCAAGCTTGCCGCGGGCCATCTGCCGGACGGCGGCGGTGATCCGTTCAATCCGCTTGAGGCCGCGTCTGTATGGAAGGGAGTAGAACGCGATGCCGACAGCGATGAGTCCCATGCCCGTGATAAGGTACACCCGCCCGGCCAGCGTCTGGAGAGCGGCCTCGCGGGGAGCGGTTGACATGTACACGCCCACCGACGCCAGGATTTGTCCCCTGGCATTGAGCACCGGCGCCAGGACCTCGAGGGCAGGCTGCCCGTCAATGTGCGTGTCCCTGGCGGAAGACAGGCCCGTGAGAAGGGGGGCGGCGTCTTCCGCATCCCCTGCCTTTCCAACGCGGTCGGGTGTGGAGCTGACCCATACGCGCGTCTGTCCTGCTTCGGCGGTGTAGACGTTCACTCTCAGCAGCGCGGGGTTGATTTGGACAAGCTCCGTAACATCTCGCTGGGCATGGGACTGGTCCTCCAGTTGGTCTCCGTTCAGAACAACGGAGCCGACCAGCCGGGACATCGTCAGCGCCCGCTCCTCGTAAAGGGCTTGAATAGCGTCGTGCTCCACGTTGAGGACGATGGCAATCAGCACAACTGTCTGAATGAGGGTCAGCACGACGACCATGCCCATGACCTTCGTGAAAATGGGCAGAGCGTTGTCCAAGCGCAAATACCAGGGGATGTGCGCGCCCTTCGCAGCCCTTTTCTCCGAGGCCCCTCGGTTGTAGTCTTGTTTCACCATGCTCGCTCAGTCCATAACCGGGCTTGGAGCCGGACGCACAGTTAGTTCGGTCATGCGTCCCTCCCGGAGGATGACCAGGGGCATGTTCAGGTCAATGCTGTCCCGCGTCAGTATCTTGTGGATGGTGTCCACGCTGGCTACCGCCTTCCCCGCGAGGGCCACGATCACGTCCCCGGGGCGCAGTCCCGCCTGTTGGGCCGGGCTGTCCGCGGCAACGCCCATCACCAGGACGCCCGCCTCCTGGCGGACTCCCAGCGCGGCAGCTGCTTCCGGCTGGAGAGTCACACGCTGTCCCTGGATGCCCAGGAAGCCGCGCACAATGCGGCCCTCCTGGATGAGGGTCGCGGCTACCCACTTGGCCGTGTTGATGGGGATGGCGAAACAGATGCCTTGGGCGAAGGCGATGATGGCCGTCCCGACGCCTACGACGCGCCCGCGCGAGTCCACCAGAGGCCCGCCACTGCTCCCTGGGTTCAGAGCGGCGTCCGTCTGGATGATGTTCTCGATCAGCCGCCCGCCGTAGCTGCGCAGGGCGCGCCCCACTCCGCTGACGATGCCCGCGGTGACCGTGGCCTGGAATCCCAGCGGATTGCCCAGCGCAATGACAAGTTGCCCGACGCGCAGCGCGTCCGAGTCGCCGAGCTCCGCCGCGGGAAGCCCCTGGCCGGGGATGCGCAGGACAGCCAGGTCCGTGTCCGGGTCCTCGCCGATAATCTGGGCGGCATATGTCCGGCCATCGGAGCAGGTCACGTCCAGGCCGTTTGCGCCGTGGACCACGTGGCTGTTGGTGAGCACGAGGCCGTCCGGCGCAATGATGAAGCCGGAGCCTGTGCCTCCTTCGCCTCGTCTGCCACGTTGCCCGCGCGCGACGCTCACCTTTACCACCGCGGGCGCGACCTTGTCCACCGCCTGTGTCACGGCCTGGGAGTAGCTGTCCAGAATATCGCTATCGTGGTCCGCCACGTGTCCTGCTTTCCCGCGGGGCCGCGAATGTCTCGCTGGTCCACTGTCGCCCGGAACGCGCCGGGGACCCCCTGGCTCCCCTCCATGTCGTAGAGAGCGACGCGTCTTTACAGGAGCTTGGTCAGCCATGTCCGCGCGTGGTGCACGCGCTTCGCCAGGTCGCGCTGGAGCCTGAGGCTGATGTCGGCGTTCGAGCGGGCGAGGTCCAGGAAGACGTCCGGCGGGACAAGGAGGCACTCGCAGTCTTCCACCGCGAGGGCGTTCCCCACGAGCGACGTGTCCGTCAGATGGCTGACAAGCCCGATGCACTCGCCCGCCTCGAGGATATCCGTCATAGCCGAAAAAGAGGACTCCGTGCGCTGAGACGGTATCTGGACTCCAACGCGACCGCGGAGGAGGACATAGAACGTTTGGGGTACCTCGCCGGCCTTGAGAATAGATGCGCCCGCGGGGTAGCGGGCGACACGCGCGGTTTGAGTGAGGCCATTCCGTGCCTTGGCGTTAAGGCCGTGGAAGAGGTCCAGGGAGTCAACCGCCTGGTGGACTCTGGGGTCTATGTTTTTCGATGGAGTCATCGGCGGTCCTTGCTGGGCGGGGCTGCTACGACTCGACGTGGTTGAGGTGGTGCCGAGGGCGGGACTCGAACCCGCACGGACGGAGGTCCCGAGGATTTTAAGTCCTCCGCGTCTACCAGTTCCGCCACCTCGGCGTCGTACAGCCATTATACAGGAGACGCAGGAGACCGTTTCGCGGCCCTCCTGCGTCGAAATGCGCCGAGTCGTTTCTTTGATTATTGAGCGGGCAGTTACGCCTCAATGACCAGCTTGCCTTCCATTCCAGTCTCGCGGTGGCCGGGTACGGAGCAATAATACGCGTATTCACCAGCCCTGGTTACGCTAAACACAACGGACCGGCTCTGACCCTTGGACGAGACATGCCCGGCGTGGATTCCCAAAGACGGGATAACAAAGTCGTGCTCGATTCCATCACCGTTGGTTAGTGTTATCTTGACGACGTCCCCGACGGTCAACTTGAGGACGGGGTTCACGGCGCCGCTCGAGACCTCATCGTGGCCCTCGAATGTGAAACCGGCGCCGGAGAAGTGAGTGTCCAAGGCATAAGCCCTGGTCGGTTCTGAATTGGCAGCCGGAGAAGAACTCGATTCCACGTGGTC contains the following coding sequences:
- the argH gene encoding argininosuccinate lyase yields the protein MKPTRSRLSKPMAPAVRDYTASVHYDRRLAPHDIAGSVAWARALHQAGALTDKEAELVLMGLASIRSEVEKGEFQWKADLEDVHMNIEARLIELAGDAGRKLHTGRSRNDQVAVDLRLYVKEACDQTIERVRALQCALLEQAEAHRDAILPGYTHMQRAQPVLLAHHLLAYVEMLERDASRFHDARARADVLPLGSGALAGTPYAVDRRALARELGFSRVSRNSMDAVSDRDFVVEYEAAASLAMTHLSRLAEELVLWSGEEFGFIELDDAYATGSSLMPQKKNPDVAELARGKTGRVYGHLMAMLAVLKGLPLTYNRDLQEDKEGLFDTVDTLQATLDVFAGMIGTMRVNAARMRATAEQGYLLATDIADYLVRKGVPFREAHRIVGELVQHAVAARKGLRELTLEEYGRFSPKFAEDVLAISVESSVRARNVEGGTSPERVARALAEARKMVEGKDV
- a CDS encoding type II toxin-antitoxin system HicA family toxin is translated as MAELPVISGRKAARAFERTGWRIARRESSHIVMTKAGSVLTLSIPDHRELDRGLLRSQIRKAGITVDEFVELLKRK
- a CDS encoding type II toxin-antitoxin system HicB family antitoxin translates to MPELLKHRQKLIVTLQKGEDSWIVAECPSIPGCMSQGKTEAAALRNIRSAIRVCLKVRKEHGLPPTIEIREVEIAV
- a CDS encoding MaoC family dehydratase; protein product: MTVYDRRETFGRYFEQFVEGDIYKHWPGITITEQMNTEFCLLTMNHMPLHIDAHFAEQSQHGKRIVVGTLVISLAVGMTVEETSGKTIANLDYQDVRHVGPVWIGDTIYAETKVLDKKESSNKTDRGVVHVITNVTNQRGEQVLTFRRHFLVPKKPTKG
- a CDS encoding VOC family protein translates to MEVKELGHVVLYVRDMERSSRFYKDVLGWREVGRMGRWGVAFSSGRTHHELLLIEVGKDAQPIPTGRRVGMYHFGLKVGESDDELREALARLKEAEVPIVGMSDHTVTHSVYILDPDGNEIELYIDVQPPVWKERPEAVMAPIKPLRL
- the ileS gene encoding isoleucine--tRNA ligase yields the protein MGFRQVSSKVDFPRQEEAVLQFWKERRVFERSVEGRKNGPRFILYEGPPTANGKPGIHHVLSRVFKDIIPRYKVMRGYYAPRKAGWDTHGLPVELEVEKELGISTKPEIEQYGIGPFNARCKDSVFRYVKEWERLTDRVAFWVDLDSAYITFTSGYVESGWWAIKQLWDRGLVYQGMRVTPHCPRCVTTLSSHEVALGYKDDTKDPSVYVKFEVDRDDPRGTPAAQSLLAMSADMPLHFLAWTTTPWTLPGNTALAIKADADYALVELPADKKSGRGAERLVMAQALLGKALTGPHRVVTTVKGADLVGLRYKPLYDPFAYGVEVRGFARDRTLHPVRERPSAEGFGYAVIVGDFVSLDDGTGIVHIAPAFGEDDYHAGEENGLYFVQQVDTQGRLTGTYPFAGRFVKDADPLVMDDLKKRGLLYRRETIVHTYPFCWRCAAPLLYYAKTSWYIRTTAMKDRLVSANKEINWYPEHIKEGRFGEWLRNNVDWALSRERYWGTPLPVWECQDKACRQRECVGGVADLRARPGLKTLDASVLPEATLRSGDLDMHRPIVDAIAFACPKCGGTMRRVPEVIDCWFDSGMMPFAQWHYPFEKPDYIDEGLWFPADYICEAVDQTRGWFYSLHALSVLLKDRPCYRNVICLGHILDSKGEKMSKSKGNVVDPWSVINVHGADAIRWYLYTATPPGNSRRFSAELVGEGVRQFLLPLWNTYAFFTTYAAIDGFDPSRAKDPGPQTDLDRWALSELHRLTRDVTTFMDAYNPTDAGRRIQAFVDDLSNWYVRRSRRRFWKSESDVDKLAAHWTLYKCLTTLSKLLAPFTPFVAEEMYRNLVASVDSAAPESVHLADWPAADERAIDDKLDAATRLVMRVVSLGRAARQKAKLKVRQPLAQALVRVRAPEEREVMQRLAPQVMEELNVKEIKLMEDESAVQEFQVKPNLPVLGPRYGKEMGKVAAALAKAPAADVAAKARAGFDVAVGDYTLKPDELLITASDRPGYATASEGGYLVAVSTVVTPELADEGLARELVHRIQTLRKSAGFDIADQIVTHYQGGEAVQRVMRTHADYIRQETLSRELATSAAPHGGAYSEEHDVEGEKVTLAVRKVG
- a CDS encoding diguanylate cyclase; translated protein: MVKQDYNRGASEKRAAKGAHIPWYLRLDNALPIFTKVMGMVVVLTLIQTVVLIAIVLNVEHDAIQALYEERALTMSRLVGSVVLNGDQLEDQSHAQRDVTELVQINPALLRVNVYTAEAGQTRVWVSSTPDRVGKAGDAEDAAPLLTGLSSARDTHIDGQPALEVLAPVLNARGQILASVGVYMSTAPREAALQTLAGRVYLITGMGLIAVGIAFYSLPYRRGLKRIERITAAVRQMARGKLDTRVNEPVSPGARDEITILAAGFDQMASAIQKLQEKTEQLATTDGLTGLYNRRFFDEALHREIQRARRLNYPVTLLFGDIDRFKDFNDRYGHLAGDVALRNVATVLRLAVREVDVVARYGGEEFTIIFPGCAYDDAGNVAEKLRSAVEQARFAIRPSDGQETEAGVTVSVGAAVYPDTATSAWDLVAQADAAMYQAKQAGRNRVRVTQAPGRAASST
- a CDS encoding trypsin-like peptidase domain-containing protein is translated as MADHDSDILDSYSQAVTQAVDKVAPAVVKVSVARGQRGRRGEGGTGSGFIIAPDGLVLTNSHVVHGANGLDVTCSDGRTYAAQIIGEDPDTDLAVLRIPGQGLPAAELGDSDALRVGQLVIALGNPLGFQATVTAGIVSGVGRALRSYGGRLIENIIQTDAALNPGSSGGPLVDSRGRVVGVGTAIIAFAQGICFAIPINTAKWVAATLIQEGRIVRGFLGIQGQRVTLQPEAAAALGVRQEAGVLVMGVAADSPAQQAGLRPGDVIVALAGKAVASVDTIHKILTRDSIDLNMPLVILREGRMTELTVRPAPSPVMD
- a CDS encoding Crp/Fnr family transcriptional regulator, translating into MTPSKNIDPRVHQAVDSLDLFHGLNAKARNGLTQTARVARYPAGASILKAGEVPQTFYVLLRGRVGVQIPSQRTESSFSAMTDILEAGECIGLVSHLTDTSLVGNALAVEDCECLLVPPDVFLDLARSNADISLRLQRDLAKRVHHARTWLTKLL
- a CDS encoding cupredoxin domain-containing protein, whose product is MGFNAALRTSSGIIALSISTLLMACAPYAASTAHPSAPMADSHGIPHQQDHVESSSSPAANSEPTRAYALDTHFSGAGFTFEGHDEVSSGAVNPVLKLTVGDVVKITLTNGDGIEHDFVIPSLGIHAGHVSSKGQSRSVVFSVTRAGEYAYYCSVPGHRETGMEGKLVIEA